The Chloroflexota bacterium genome includes a region encoding these proteins:
- a CDS encoding 2,4-dihydroxyhept-2-ene-1,7-dioic acid aldolase — translation MRPNSAKRKLQAGLPILGASVSCCSPLVAETMGHMGYDWLLLDLQHGENNLGNIGSLLTAVSATPTIPWVRVVSNDGPLIQRVLDLGAYGVVVPLINNAREAEAAVRAMRYPPRGDRSWGPIRGSLYGGSDYFAEAERELMLVVMIETAEGIQNAAEILAVDGVDGCLIGTNDFSLSFGLSPRPVPDAAPMDPRVEEAATQVLQAAQRHGKGPGLFTTDAGMAGERVRQGFRIISMLGDVGGMRAGCGANLAQVRAVADTIAAS, via the coding sequence ATGCGACCGAACTCTGCGAAGCGGAAACTTCAGGCCGGACTGCCGATCCTCGGCGCGAGCGTGAGCTGCTGCAGCCCGCTGGTGGCCGAGACGATGGGCCACATGGGATACGATTGGCTGCTGCTCGATTTGCAGCATGGCGAGAACAACCTCGGCAATATCGGCTCGCTGCTGACCGCCGTCAGCGCCACCCCGACGATCCCCTGGGTCCGCGTCGTTTCCAACGATGGCCCCTTGATCCAGCGGGTGCTCGACCTGGGGGCGTACGGCGTGGTCGTGCCGCTGATCAACAACGCCCGCGAGGCCGAGGCTGCCGTCCGGGCGATGCGCTACCCGCCCAGGGGCGACCGCTCGTGGGGACCGATTCGCGGCTCGCTGTACGGCGGCTCGGACTACTTTGCCGAGGCTGAGCGCGAGCTGATGCTGGTGGTGATGATCGAGACGGCTGAGGGCATCCAGAACGCCGCCGAGATCCTGGCCGTGGACGGCGTCGACGGCTGCCTGATCGGCACGAACGACTTTTCGCTGTCGTTCGGGCTGTCGCCGCGCCCGGTGCCGGACGCCGCGCCGATGGATCCGCGCGTCGAAGAGGCGGCCACGCAGGTGCTTCAGGCCGCGCAACGCCACGGGAAGGGGCCGGGCCTGTTCACGACCGATGCCGGCATGGCCGGCGAGCGGGTACGCCAGGGCTTCCGGATCATCTCGATGTTGGGTGACGTGGGAGGCATGCGCGCCGGCTGTGGCGCGAACCTTGCGCAGGTGCGGGCCGTCGCTGACACGATTGCCGCATCCTGA